The genomic window GCATGCTCTCCGTGATGTCCTCGAGGGTCTCGATGGCGCCGATGATCTCGCCGTGCGTGTCGCGGATCGCCGCGGCCGTGAACCGCAGCCAGACGCCCTTGTCGCCCAGGGCGGGGAAGAAATCGGTCGCCTCGAAGGCCTCCTCGAGCAGGTCGGACTTCCGGTACTTGCCCTCGTACCACTTCGGGACCCGGTCCGCCGCCCCGTCGACGAGCAGGTCCGCCATGCAGGGCCTCGGCTCGGCGTAGAACGCCCTCCAGTGCTGGTTGGTCCCCACCACCTCGCTCATCGGGATCTTGCTGAGCTGCTCGAGGGCCCGGTTCCAGTAGAGGATCCGGTGGTCCCGCCCGATCACGAAGGCGGGGATGGAAAAGCCCTGGACGATGCTGTGCAGCAGGTACGCGGATTCGCGGGGGTCGCCCGGGAGGCTACCCTTTCCCCTTGCGGCCCTGCCGCCTCCGCCCTTCTTTTCGACTGTTTTCTTCTTCATGACTCAGCCCTCCTTTCTTGAAAAGCCCGCCCGATCGGCCGCGCATCCGGCCGCGGCCGGATCTCCCGCGTGACGGGCCCGCTGACCCGTTGACCATCGCCTCGCCCGCGACCGTCCGGGTCCCCTGCCGTCCCCGGCACGTCCGGGTTCATCCGCCGGGGGACCCCTGGCTGCAGGATGCGCGAAAACCGGCGGAAAGACAATAGGAGTAGATCAATAGGTAAACGGTAGGTTAATCCTCATGATCCGGCCCGGGCGGGAACGGCCCCGCCCCCGCCTTAAAGGAATGGCGTCGTTGTGCCGATGAATTCTGCACGGGCTGCCGGGAATCCGCTCCGCCCCGCCCGCCGGAAGTGGGGGCGGGGCAAAACACCTTGCCCCGGCAAGCCGGGAGCCGATGTTTCACCCCCTGTTGCCCACGGAGGGCCTTCTGCGCCCCGCCGTGCATGTCCTCGTCTGCAGCGGGCCCGGGCCCGCCGATCCGGAGATCGGGTCCTTCCTGGAGGCGGTCTACCCGGAGACCCTCTGGCGGCTGTCGATCCACGAGGCCGTCAGCACGGCCGCTGCCGTTTCGCTGATGCAGGACGTGCGCGTGCACCTCGCGATCCTCCTGACCGAGCGTCTCGAGGTGGTCCCTCCCCCGCGAGGCGCCATCGGGCCGGCCTCCGCCCTCGGGCTGATCCGCATCCTCAAGGCGGCCTGGAACGTCCCGGTCGTCGCCGTCGCGGGCTCGACGGTCGTCGACCCCGGCCGCCGGGAAGAGATCCTGGCCTGCGGTGCCGACTGCGTTGTGCAGCGGCCCCGGCAATTGTGGGACATCCGCCTCAGGGTCGAGGCGATGACGTCGGTCTTCTACTCGCGGGACCGGCTCGAGGTGGCGCCGGAGGTGCCCGTGTTCGTGAAGAATCAGCTCCGCCGATGGGACGGCATCGCGGCCGTCGCCTACGAGTGCTTCCGGAGGTACGGCCGCGTCGTCATCGGGGTCGAGGGTGACGAGGCCGACCCGGGTGCGGCGTCGTTCACGGCGATCACCTGCAACCCCTTCGGCGGGTGGCCGGACCGGAGGGTCCAGCAGATGGTGCTCTGCTACGATCCCGAGTGCGAGATCGTCGTGCGGTTCACCGACCTCACGGGCCGGGTCAGGACGGAGAGGCTCCGCACCGGTCCCGAGGGCAACAGCCCGAGGAAGGCCCACAAGATCGGCCTGCTCAACGACACGCTGCGGACCCTGCGAGTGGGGCGCAAGACGGCGCCCGTCGGGTGAGGGGAAAGAAGAAGGCCCCTCGCTCCCCCCGAGAGGGGGAAAGAGGGGAGGGATGTGGCGTTTCCTGATGAAACACGGACCGCGGTGACGCGTCGGCCGCACGCCGCGTCGGCCGGCCTAACGGCGGAAGCTCGTGACGTCGAAGTAGTACCGCAGGCGGGCCCCGTCGCTCGTCCGGATGACGAAAATCTCGTAGCTGCGGTCCCCGGCGTGGAGCATTTCCTGGGACTCGATGAACCAGTCGCGGCTGCGCAGGCCGTGCAGGCCGGAGATGTAGGCGTACTGGTCGGCGAGGCCCTTGCGCCAGTTGCGGGCGTGGATCACGACGGCGTGCTCCATGTCGATCCCGTCGCCGCCCGACCAGTCCTCGGCCATTTCCGCCGCCACGGCCTTGCTGATGCCCCGGCGGGGCTTTTTCTGCCTGAGCGCATCGAAGAATCCCATCGTGGACCACCCCCGGACGGATTGGATACAGGATTCAGTGCAAGACATGTGCCCGGGATAATGAAGGAGGCGCAGGGGGCCGGCGGCGCTCACCCGATGACGACGTTCCGCGCCTCCTCCTCACCCGGCCGGGGTCGCGGGCGCACCGGGCCTCTTTTTCTCGAAGGTTGCCCGGATCGTGTGGTCCTCCGTCAGGTTCGTGAACATGTACATGGTCACGGGACCGATGGAAACCCCGTCCACCTCGATATCGCGGATCGCGTAGCCCGACCAGGGCCGCATGACGAACATCTTGCTCAGGCCGTACCCGACGGAGAGCCGGTTGGCGGGCGTGATGGAGCCCCCGTGACCGGAAGAGGCAATGATGGTGACGACCGAGCGCATGCGCCCGGTGTCGGGGGGTGTCTTGATTCTCGCCGTGCTCATTGGGTGCATGTGCCGCCCTGACGGGTGCCGCGGACACTCTGTTTACGACTGCCGGCCGCGGGAGAACGCCGCAAAGAGATTCCCCCGGGGAACGGAGGGGGCCGTGAAAACTTCCCCGGGGGCATCCTTCGCGGCGTGCCGGCTACTTCCTCTTGAACGTCACGCTGATCGTCTCGTTGCCCTTCACGCTGGGGAAGGTGTAGGACTTGACGGCGCCCACGGAGACGCCGTTCACCTTCACGTCGTAGATCTTGTAGAACCAGTAGGGCTTCATGGTGAACGTCTTGCTCGAGCCGTAGGCCACCGTGACCGTGCCCGAGGGCGAGATGGTGCCCCCCGTGCCGGCCGTGGCGGTGATCGTGACGCTGGCCGACGCGGCCTGCTGGCTGACCGTGAAGGCGCTGCCGGCGATCTTCAGGGTCGCCGACCGCGGGGCGGCGTCCGTGTTGGCCGCCACGGCATAACCGACCGTCCCCGGCCCGGAGCCGCTCGAGCCCGATGTCAGGGTCACCCAGGAGGCGCCGCTTGCCGCCTCCCACGCGCATCCGGCCTGGGTGGTGACCGTCACGCTGCCCGTGCCCCCGGAGGCGCCGAAGGACTGGCCCGCCGGTGCGACCGAATAGGTGCAGGCCGCGGCGGGCGGCGTGTAGGAGACCTCGCTGGAGTAGGCGCTCTCCCGGCCCGTCGAGTCGTAGGCCTTGCAGGCGAAATAATACGTCCGGCCCGTGTCGAGGCCGGTGATGCTGACGCTCGTCCAGTTCCCCACGTCGACCGTGCTGGAATAGCTTCCGCTCGATGTCCCGTAGCCGACCTTGTAGCCCGCCACCGTCGGCTCGGTGTTGGCGTCCCAGGCCAGGGTCACGCCCGCCCCGAGGGCCGGCGCCGGGAAGACGGTCAGAATCAGAAGGAGAGAGGCGAAAAGCCGGGCTAAAAGGGGGACACCGGAAGGGACGCGTCTCGTGTTTGCCATTTGCAGCTCCCGCAGTCCTGATCGGAAACATCCGGCAGGTCAAGCGCCTGCGAGGAGCCTATAGGCAACGAGCATACCACCGGGGATGAAAAGAACCCAAGTCCCTTATTTTATTTATTTTTCTGTTGATTCGGACAGGGCGGCGGCGGGAGGTGAAGGGGCCCCGGGTGAAGGGCAAGGACTACACGAGACGGCCCATTATGTTGGAATCCGCCGTGATCCCGATGGTTTGCGGCGTCTGGTTTTACCTTCACCGGTCACGACACCGCCGCGGGGGAGTCCTCCCGGCACAGCCGCAGGATGGCCCTGTGCAGCTCGCCGAAGGGGACGGGCTTGTAGAACCAGGCATGAGCGCCCGATTTCTCGAAATCGTTCACGTTGACAGCCCCGGTCATGCCGATGACCCGGATGTGCGGGTACGCCTCCCTGACCCGCTCGCACAGCTCGAAGCCCGTCATCCCGGGCATGATCGCGTCGGTGATGACGACGTCGTAGAAGCCTCTCTCGAGCAGGCGCAGCGCCTCGAGACCGTTTTCGGCCACGTCCGTCTCGAAGCCCGCCCGGACGAGGTAGAGCTTCAGGATCTCCGTCATGAAGGGATCATCGTCGACAACCAGGATTTTCATCCTCCGCCCCCCTGTTTGTGGATGGGGCTGCAGTACAGCAAGGGTCGTACCACCGGCCCCGGCTTCTCAAAGACCCGGATTCCGTTCATCCTTTTGGCGCCTGCACGCCGGGCGCCTGCCCCGGACCCGGTGCCCGGCGCAGGGGATTCCCTCCGATGCGCACGGCCGCGCGGCGGGTCAGGGCGAGGCCCTCCGGCCGTCACCCTTTCCTGAAATCGAGCGGGTTGATGTGGTACTTCTCCAGCAGCTCGTAGAGGTCGGCCCGGTACTTGCCGGCCAGCTTCGAGGCCCGGCTGACGTTGCCCCGGCTGATCTTCATGAGCTGGACCAGGTAGTTGCGCTCGAAATCCTGCTTGCTTTCCTTCAGGGGCTTGAAGGCGTGCTTCTCGTCCGCCTGGCCCGGGAGGAGAATCAATTCCTCGGGGATCACGTTTTCCGTCGACATGACCACGGCGCACTCGATGATGTTCTCGAGCTCCCGCACGTTGCCGGGCCAGGCATAGAGCATCAGCCTCTGCATGGCGCCGGGCGCAAGCTTCTTGGGGGGCTTCTGGAGCTTGTCCGCCACCTTGGCCAGGAAGTGCTCAACCAGCACGGGGATGTCCTCCTTGCGCTCCCGCAGGGGCGGCACCTTGATGGGCACGACGTGGACCCGGTAGAACAGATCGCTGCGGAAGTTTCCCTGTTCGACCTCCCGGGCGATCTCCTTGTTCGACGCCGAGACGATCCGGACGTCGACCTTCACGGTCCGGTGCGAACCCAGGGGGTAGAACTCCTTTTCCTCGATGGCCTTGAGGAGCTTTCCCTGCATGGGCAGGGGGATCTCGGAGATCTCGTCGAGGAAGATGATGCCCTTGTCGGCCTGGACGAAGAGCCCCTTCTTGCTCGCCACGGCGCCCGTGAAGGCCCCTTTCTCGAAGCCGAACAGCTCGCTCTCCAGCAGGTTGGCGGGGATCGCCGCGCAGTTGATGGCGACGAAGGGGTGGTCCCGGCGCTTGCTGAGCCGGTGCAGGGCCCGGGCCACCATCCCCTTGCCCGTGCCGCTCTCGCCGCTGATGAAGACGTTGGAATCCGTCTCGGCGGCGAGGGCCACGGCGTCGAAGACGCGCTTCATGGCCGCGCTGGGCCCGATGATGTTCTGTCCCTCCAGGTCGGAGCGGGTCAGGCGCCGAAGCCGCTTCACCTCCCGCGACAGGCGGGCCTTCTCGATGCCGTTGCGGATCTGGACGAGCAGCTCGCGGTTGTCGAAGGGCTTGGTGAGGTAGCTGTACGCCCCCTCCTTCATGGCCTCGACGGCGCTCTCGATCGTCCCGTAGGCCGTCAGGATGATCACCGGCAGCTCGGGGTCGATGTCGCGGATGCTCTTCATGAGCTCGATGCCGCTGCCCTCGGCGAGACGCAGGTCGAACAGGGCGATGTCGAAGGTCTCCTCCGCGAGCCGCTTCTTCGCCTCGCGGGCGTCGGAGACCGCCGTGACGTCGTAGTTCTCCGACTCCAGGCGCATCTGCAGCACCTTCAGGACGCTCACGTCGTCGTCGACGATCAGGATCCGTTCCATCGTGTTCCCTCACTTGCGCGGCGTCAGGGTCCGCCGCTTCTCCTCCAGGCTCCGGTCGATCTCCTTCATCTGCTCGATCTGCTTCTGCAGCGCGTCGACCTGCTTTTCGAGCGCCTCGACCTGCCGCCTCAGGGCCGGGGCCCCCCGGTCCCGGTTGGCGAGTTCCCTCTCCCGGCCCGCCAGTTCGCCCAGGATCGCGATGATGGCGTCGGCCGGGGGGCGCCAGTCGCTCCGGGGATGCTCGGCGACGAGCTGCCGGAACGTCTCCAGGGCCTTTCCGTAATCCTTCTTCGGGTTGCGCGGGTGGGCCTGGATGACGCCGATCTTGAAGAGGCTCTCGTCGGCCGCCCGCGGGTAGAGCCGGATGATCTCGCGGTACTGCTGCTCGGCGGCCTCGAAGTTCCCCGCGGCCAGCTGCTGGTTCGCCTGCCAGGTGTCCGGCCTGGACAGCATCCCCTGCAAGCCCGAGCACCCGGGCACAACGGTCAGGATCAGGCAGGCAAGGAGAAGGTGAAGGTGCTTCCCTTGCCGATTTCGCTTTCGGCCCATACCCGGCCTCCGTGGGCTTTGATGATGTGCTTGACGATGGCGAGCCCGAGGCCCGTCCCGCGCACGGCGCTCTTGCCGTCGTCGATGCGCTTGAACTTCTCGAACACTTCCTTCAGCCCCGACTCGGGGATCCCGCGTCCCGTGTCGGAGACGGACACCTCGACGAGCCCCGCCTGCGGGCAGCGCGCGGCGATCGTGATGCGCCCGCCGTCGGGCGTGAACTTCAGGGCGTTGCTCAGCAGGTTCTCGATGACCACCTCGATCTTCTCGGTGTCCATCCGGATCGGGGGCAGGTCCGGCGGCAGCTCGACGTGCATCTCGATCCGCTTGCGCTGGGCGACGGGGGAGAAGCGCTGGAGGTTGCGCTCCACCAGGGGCCCGAGGGGCGCCGTCTGCAGCGTCAGCGGCATGGTCCCCGATTCCATCATGGAGAAATCGAGCAGCCGGGTGACGGACCGGATCAGGCGCTCGCAGTCCTCGCGGATGAGGGTGTGCAGCTCCCGCTGCTTCTCCGGCTTGTCCCGGAACAGGCCCTCCTCGAGCATGCCCGAGGCCTCCCGGATGGCCGTCAGGGGCGTGCGGAGCTCGTGGGAGAGGTGGCTGATGTAGTCGATCTTCATCCGGTCGAGCTCGCGGAGCCGGTCGCACATCGCGTTGAACGCCTCGGCCAGCTCCCGGATCTCGGGGGGCGACGCGATGGCCAGCGGCTCGCCGAAATCGCCCCGGGCGACGGCCTTCGTCTTGTCCCGGAGGCGGGAGATGGGGACGTTGATCGACTGCGTGTTCAGCACCGAGACGGCGATCATCAGCACCATGGCCACGACGAGCGAGATCAGGATCGCATCGGCGTTGCGCACCGAGTTGGCCTCGATCTCCCGGAGCTTGTCGTCCCGCTCGTCGTAGGAGATCCGGGTCAGGTCGCGCAGGCTCTGCACGGTGTCCGCGACGATGAGGTCCTGCTCGATCCGGTACCGGGCGAGCTCGTCGGCGGCGACGCGGCGGCTGCCCGCCTGGGCCGCCATCTCGTCGAACAGGGCGCCGTAGCGCCCCTGCGCCGTGCGGATCCCCTCGAGCAGCGCGCGCTTCCTCTCCGTCTCGGCCAGCGAGGCCAGCTCGGCCAGCTTGCCGGCGAGCGTGCGCTCGATGTCCTTGAACTGCGTCAGATAGGCCTCGTCGCCCGAGACGAAGAACTTCTTCTCCGCCGCGTTGGCGCTGTAGAGGATCTCCTGGCATTCCTCCGAGAGCTGGATCATCCGCGTGTCGTAGGAGGCGACGGCCCGGATGAGCCGGTTGAACTCGCTGAGGTTCCAGATGGTGTACAGGCCGGCCAGCAGGACGACGACGATGATCAGGAGATAACTGCTGATCAGCCTGAAGAGGATCGAAACGTTCAACGCCTACGGATGCCTTTCTCCCGGTGGTTGCCGCGGCGTCCCCGACGGTCCGCCTGTGCAGTAGTTACCAGAAAAACCGGTTTTTTCCAATCTTATCTTCCCGGCCCCGCCGCGGCGGGCCGAGATAGCCGTTGACATCCGGTTTCTTTTGCCCTATCAAGAAAACAGGGAGGCGCAACCGGTGCCGCGTCCCCCTTGCGTTTTCTTCCTTTCACCCGTTGTGTGACCCGGACGGCAAACCACTCAGCCCGAACCACTCCGATACCACCCGGGGATCCGCCGCGCGGAGGACGGCGGCGGCCCGCAACCCCCCAGCCGATGCGATGCGGACGGCCGGCGAGGGCGCCGCAGCGGCGATCAGGCGTAGCAACTGAGTTTCTCGGCAAGGAGGTGCTGACATGATCAGGAAAGCGGCGTTGACGAAGCAGATCTACGTGACCGTGGACGACGAGATCGGCGTGCTGAACCGGATGGCCGACTCCCTTGCGGACCGGGGGATCAACATCGAGGCCGTTGCGGGCTACGAGATGGCCGGGACCGGCAAGGCGCGGGTCATGCTGGTCGTCGACGACACCCGCAGGGCCTGCGACCTGCTCAAGCAGAAGGGGTTCACGGCCCTCGAGGAGAGGGAGGAGATCCAGGTGGAGCTCGACAACAAGCCGGGCGCCCTGAAGGGCGTCACGAGCCTGCTGGCGGCCAAGGGGATCAACATCAAGCAACTCTACGGGACCATGAGCTCGGAGAAGGCGCCCGTCCGCGTGGTGCTGGCCACGAGCGACAACCAGGCGGCCATCGTGACCCTGAAGAAAGCCGTGGCCAAGTAGGCACGGGACCTCCGCACGGCTCCGCGCTCTGCCGGAAAGGAGGCGGGCCATGGAAGGGATCAGCCGGATTCTCGTCGTGAGCAGGCTGACGCGCTACTGCCGCAAGGCGGTGCGCTTCGGCGTCTCCCTTGCCCAGAAGTACGACGCCGAGCTTGCCGTGCTCCACGTCGTGGAGAATCCCTTCAAGAAGGGGTGGAACCTGCCCACCATCCATTACGAGGAGCAGTACAGGAAGGACATGGCGCGGGTCAGGGCGGAGCTCGACGAGATCGTCCGCGCGGAGAAAAAGAAGGGCATGGCGGTCCGGGAGTTCGTCGAGGAGGGTGACCCGAAGGAGGAGATCCTGAGGGTCATCGAGCGCGAGCGCATCGACCTGGCGATCCTCACCGCCCACGAGGAGGGACGACTCGAGCACTTCCTCTACGGGCGGGGACTGGACAGCCTCATCCGCCGCATGCCGTGCTCGATCCTGCTCGTCAGGGAATAGAATCGGCGGGGGCCGGGCGGTTCGAATCACAACAGGGGGCGGGGCTCACCGTCGCTTGAGGGGCGGGAGCGCCGCGCTCAGGTAGCGGCCGAGGGCCCTGTCGGTCTTGCCGATGTGACCCACCAGCCAGTTGGCGATCCACCTCTGAAACTCGGCGACGAGAAGCGGGGAGGGCCCGTTGTCCAGGATCTCCTCCCGGAAGGCCGCAAAGTCGCGCGCAAAGGCCCGGTGCTCGGCCCTGTGCACCCTCTCCTCCGCGTAGCCGCCGTCCTCGGTGTAGAACTTCGTCATGTACTGCTCCTCGAGCGAGAAGTGCGTCTGCACGTAGCGCTCGAGGAAGCCGAACAGGCCGGGGATCTCCCCGGGACCGCCGCCGGCGCGAAGCTTCTCGAAGAAGACCCCGACCCGGTGCAGAAGCTCCTTGTGCTGGTTGTCGATCTCCTCGATCCCGACCGACAGCGCCGGTGTCCAGGTAACGTGCACGGTCCGGTGACTCCTTGCGGCGGATGGATTTGGTGCGAGGCGACGGCCCCCCACAGCATCCTTATCGGCTGGGGCGCGGGGGTTCTTGAGGCCGGCGCGCTTTTCCTTGCGTTGTGAGCCGCCGGGGGGTATCCTGTCGAAAAGTGCAAGGAGGGGACGACATGCAGGATTTCATCCGGAAAGTGCGGCTGCTCAGCGTCGGCCTGTTCTACCTCGGCAAGGAGAAGGTCGAGGAGACCGTTGCGGAGCTCATCAAGAAGGGGGAGATCAGCGAAAAAGAGGGCAGGGCCCTCATGATCGAACTGCTCGCGAAATCGAAGGCGGCCACGAAGGACCTGGAGGCGCGAATCCAGCGGGCGCTTGCCGATGCCCAGGCCAAACTTCACGCGCCCCTGCTCAAGGAGATCGACGAGCTCAAGAAGAAGGTCGCCCGGCTCGAGAAAGAGGCGGCTGCCGCGAAGGCGAAAAGCCGGAAGAAAGCCGCCAGGCCGCCGGCGAAGACCGCACCGTAGAGCGCCCCCGCGCCGACGACCGCGAAAAAGCCCCGCCCGACGGCGGGGCTTTTTCTATTGTGAAGAGACGGCTTCGCACGGCACGTCCTCAGATGAACGATATCAGCGGTGACCGCCCCGGAACCCACCCCCACCGCTCCAGAAGCCGCCGCCCCCGCCGCCCTGGGGGAAACCCCGGACGGCGCCGCCTTGCGAAAAGCCCCGGAAGGAGCCCCCCGCTGCCCCGCCGCCCCGGGGGACACCCCGCAGGGCCTCGCCGGCCCATGCGCCGCCCGCTCTCGGGGCATTGAGGCTCTCGCGGCCCCAGGTGCTCTGCCGGCGGACCTCGCCGCCCCGGCCGATCCCCTCGAAGGCGCGCCCCGCTTGGCTGCGGTCCAGGCCGGCACGGTCCGCCGCACGGCGCTCCGCACCGGGCCGGGTAAAACCGGCCTCGCGCCGAACATCCCGTTCGGTCCTGCCTCCCGGGGAGATCATCGTCCCCGGTCCCTCGGCCCTGCCGGCCGCCGCATCGCTTCGCAGAGACCCGTAATGTCCCGCGGTCCCGGCGCCCGGCGTGTCGCCCCGCCCCTTGCGGGCGGCCTGTGTCTCCGACCGGGCTTCCCTCGCGGCCAGGGCATGGCGA from Syntrophaceae bacterium includes these protein-coding regions:
- a CDS encoding BACON domain-containing protein; this translates as MANTRRVPSGVPLLARLFASLLLILTVFPAPALGAGVTLAWDANTEPTVAGYKVGYGTSSGSYSSTVDVGNWTSVSITGLDTGRTYYFACKAYDSTGRESAYSSEVSYTPPAAACTYSVAPAGQSFGASGGTGSVTVTTQAGCAWEAASGASWVTLTSGSSGSGPGTVGYAVAANTDAAPRSATLKIAGSAFTVSQQAASASVTITATAGTGGTISPSGTVTVAYGSSKTFTMKPYWFYKIYDVKVNGVSVGAVKSYTFPSVKGNETISVTFKRK
- a CDS encoding response regulator, whose product is MKILVVDDDPFMTEILKLYLVRAGFETDVAENGLEALRLLERGFYDVVITDAIMPGMTGFELCERVREAYPHIRVIGMTGAVNVNDFEKSGAHAWFYKPVPFGELHRAILRLCREDSPAAVS
- a CDS encoding sigma-54-dependent Fis family transcriptional regulator; amino-acid sequence: MERILIVDDDVSVLKVLQMRLESENYDVTAVSDAREAKKRLAEETFDIALFDLRLAEGSGIELMKSIRDIDPELPVIILTAYGTIESAVEAMKEGAYSYLTKPFDNRELLVQIRNGIEKARLSREVKRLRRLTRSDLEGQNIIGPSAAMKRVFDAVALAAETDSNVFISGESGTGKGMVARALHRLSKRRDHPFVAINCAAIPANLLESELFGFEKGAFTGAVASKKGLFVQADKGIIFLDEISEIPLPMQGKLLKAIEEKEFYPLGSHRTVKVDVRIVSASNKEIAREVEQGNFRSDLFYRVHVVPIKVPPLRERKEDIPVLVEHFLAKVADKLQKPPKKLAPGAMQRLMLYAWPGNVRELENIIECAVVMSTENVIPEELILLPGQADEKHAFKPLKESKQDFERNYLVQLMKISRGNVSRASKLAGKYRADLYELLEKYHINPLDFRKG
- a CDS encoding tetratricopeptide repeat protein → MLSRPDTWQANQQLAAGNFEAAEQQYREIIRLYPRAADESLFKIGVIQAHPRNPKKDYGKALETFRQLVAEHPRSDWRPPADAIIAILGELAGRERELANRDRGAPALRRQVEALEKQVDALQKQIEQMKEIDRSLEEKRRTLTPRK
- a CDS encoding HAMP domain-containing protein, whose product is MNVSILFRLISSYLLIIVVVLLAGLYTIWNLSEFNRLIRAVASYDTRMIQLSEECQEILYSANAAEKKFFVSGDEAYLTQFKDIERTLAGKLAELASLAETERKRALLEGIRTAQGRYGALFDEMAAQAGSRRVAADELARYRIEQDLIVADTVQSLRDLTRISYDERDDKLREIEANSVRNADAILISLVVAMVLMIAVSVLNTQSINVPISRLRDKTKAVARGDFGEPLAIASPPEIRELAEAFNAMCDRLRELDRMKIDYISHLSHELRTPLTAIREASGMLEEGLFRDKPEKQRELHTLIREDCERLIRSVTRLLDFSMMESGTMPLTLQTAPLGPLVERNLQRFSPVAQRKRIEMHVELPPDLPPIRMDTEKIEVVIENLLSNALKFTPDGGRITIAARCPQAGLVEVSVSDTGRGIPESGLKEVFEKFKRIDDGKSAVRGTGLGLAIVKHIIKAHGGRVWAESEIGKGSTFTFSLPA
- a CDS encoding universal stress protein, whose amino-acid sequence is MEGISRILVVSRLTRYCRKAVRFGVSLAQKYDAELAVLHVVENPFKKGWNLPTIHYEEQYRKDMARVRAELDEIVRAEKKKGMAVREFVEEGDPKEEILRVIERERIDLAILTAHEEGRLEHFLYGRGLDSLIRRMPCSILLVRE
- a CDS encoding hemerythrin family protein, producing MHVTWTPALSVGIEEIDNQHKELLHRVGVFFEKLRAGGGPGEIPGLFGFLERYVQTHFSLEEQYMTKFYTEDGGYAEERVHRAEHRAFARDFAAFREEILDNGPSPLLVAEFQRWIANWLVGHIGKTDRALGRYLSAALPPLKRR